One segment of Thermosynechococcus sp. HN-54 DNA contains the following:
- the der gene encoding ribosome biogenesis GTPase Der gives MALPIVAVVGRPNVGKSTLVNRLAGERDAIVHDEPGVTRDRTYRPAFWQDREFLVVDTGGLVFDDDSDFLPLIRQQAELALQEATAAIFVVDGQAGPTALDYDIAAWLRQLPVPVLVAVNKCESRQMGQVQAAEFWSLGLGEPYPISSIHGSGTGELLDQLITYLPAVETLPEAPEIQVAIAGRPNVGKSSLLNALIGSDRAIVSPISGTTRDAIDTVIEHNGTQYRFIDTAGIRKRSHVAYGPEMFSVHRAFKAIHRSDVVLLVLDALEEITEQDQRLAGHIADQGRACVLIMNKWDAVPEKDTYTINTYRDRLYQRLNFLDWADALFVSAHTGQRLDKIFAAVDAAVEQHRRRVSTAVVNEVIQEALRWHTPPATRQGRQGKIYYATQVATQPPTFAIFVNDAKLFKDNYRRYIEGQIRQQLGFRGTPIRLLWRSKKPREAAELAVR, from the coding sequence ATGGCATTACCGATTGTTGCTGTTGTGGGTCGCCCCAATGTGGGCAAGTCAACACTTGTGAATCGCCTTGCCGGGGAACGGGATGCCATTGTCCACGATGAACCCGGTGTCACTCGCGATCGCACCTACCGACCGGCCTTTTGGCAAGATCGGGAATTTTTGGTCGTGGATACCGGGGGCTTAGTCTTTGATGACGACAGTGACTTCTTGCCCTTGATTCGCCAGCAAGCAGAACTCGCCCTTCAGGAAGCAACGGCAGCGATTTTTGTGGTGGATGGTCAAGCAGGGCCTACAGCACTCGACTATGACATTGCTGCGTGGTTGCGACAGCTTCCCGTACCTGTTTTAGTGGCAGTGAATAAATGCGAGTCGCGCCAAATGGGTCAGGTACAGGCGGCAGAGTTTTGGTCACTGGGTTTGGGCGAACCCTATCCGATCTCTAGTATCCACGGCAGCGGCACAGGGGAGTTGCTGGATCAGTTGATTACCTACTTGCCGGCAGTGGAAACGCTCCCCGAAGCGCCAGAAATTCAGGTGGCGATTGCGGGGCGTCCCAATGTGGGTAAATCTAGTTTGCTCAATGCTTTGATTGGGAGCGATCGCGCCATTGTCAGTCCCATTTCAGGCACCACCCGTGACGCCATTGATACGGTGATTGAGCACAACGGTACCCAGTATCGTTTCATTGATACCGCCGGCATTCGTAAGCGGAGTCATGTGGCCTATGGGCCTGAGATGTTTAGTGTGCATCGCGCCTTTAAGGCCATTCACCGCTCCGACGTGGTGCTCTTGGTTTTAGATGCCCTTGAAGAAATTACTGAACAAGATCAACGCCTTGCGGGTCACATTGCCGATCAGGGACGTGCCTGTGTGCTGATCATGAACAAGTGGGATGCTGTTCCCGAAAAAGATACCTATACAATCAATACCTATCGCGATCGCCTGTATCAGCGGCTGAATTTCCTTGACTGGGCAGATGCCCTCTTTGTCAGTGCCCATACCGGTCAACGCCTTGACAAAATTTTTGCAGCGGTAGATGCAGCGGTTGAACAGCATCGTCGCCGTGTCAGTACAGCGGTAGTCAATGAAGTCATTCAAGAAGCTCTCCGCTGGCATACGCCCCCCGCGACTCGCCAAGGTCGCCAAGGAAAAATCTACTACGCGACACAAGTGGCCACCCAACCGCCAACGTTTGCAATTTTTGTCAACGATGCCAAGCTCTTCAAGGACAACTACCGCCGCTACATTGAGGGGCAAATTCGCCAACAACTGGGATTTCGCGGTACTCCCATTCGCCTCCTCTGGCGCAGTAAAAAGCCCCGTGAAGCTGCCGAATTAGCAGTCCGCTAA
- a CDS encoding ABC transporter substrate-binding protein, giving the protein MAARHWWLFLAWGAIALSSCTATESPSGNENALSLGIALAQTGNAALYGQEALQGVQVAGELFNQAGQIKGHTLRLVIQDTGSDEAGAVNVFQTLINRDRVIGIVGPTLSQQAFSADPIAEQAGVPVVAPSNTARGIPEIGAFISRVSAGVDVVAPTAIQAALEINPNIRRVAVFFAQDDAFSRSETEIFQKAIRENPKLELVTVQQTQTTDTNFQAQINATLNLKPDLIVISGLAADGGNLIRQLRELGYQGLILGGNGVNTVNLFPVCRRLCNGVLVAQAYNPENPDPMNVKFRNAFEAKYRQPPSQFSAQAFTAVQVFADSLARLSQEKNLSELPLANLRQALNQEILKGVYETPLGEIRFTPEGEVLQRFFYVGQIEMSEDGQSGKFNLVKKVERQPQQAQ; this is encoded by the coding sequence TTGGCAGCCAGACATTGGTGGCTATTTCTCGCATGGGGGGCGATCGCCCTCAGTAGCTGCACCGCAACCGAGTCCCCCTCAGGAAATGAGAATGCCTTATCCCTTGGGATTGCGCTCGCTCAAACTGGGAATGCTGCCCTTTATGGTCAGGAGGCACTCCAAGGCGTACAAGTTGCCGGCGAATTATTCAACCAAGCGGGACAGATTAAGGGACATACGCTGCGGCTCGTGATTCAGGATACGGGCAGTGATGAAGCGGGGGCAGTGAATGTTTTTCAAACCTTGATCAATCGCGATCGTGTGATTGGTATTGTTGGACCCACCCTCTCGCAGCAAGCCTTTAGTGCCGATCCCATCGCCGAGCAGGCCGGTGTCCCCGTAGTCGCTCCCTCCAACACAGCCCGTGGCATTCCCGAAATTGGTGCCTTTATTAGTCGCGTCTCCGCAGGCGTTGATGTGGTCGCTCCCACTGCCATTCAGGCAGCTCTTGAGATTAATCCCAATATCCGCCGTGTCGCTGTCTTCTTTGCCCAAGACGATGCCTTTAGTCGCTCCGAAACCGAGATTTTTCAAAAAGCCATTCGCGAGAACCCCAAGCTTGAATTGGTCACCGTCCAGCAGACCCAAACCACCGATACCAACTTCCAAGCCCAAATCAATGCCACCCTCAATCTCAAACCTGATTTAATTGTTATCTCGGGCTTAGCAGCCGACGGCGGCAATCTCATTCGCCAACTGCGGGAATTGGGCTACCAAGGGTTAATTTTGGGGGGCAATGGCGTCAATACCGTTAACCTCTTCCCTGTCTGCCGTCGCCTTTGTAATGGGGTTCTTGTGGCGCAGGCCTATAATCCAGAAAATCCTGACCCAATGAATGTCAAGTTCCGCAATGCTTTTGAAGCCAAATACCGCCAACCTCCCTCTCAGTTTAGTGCCCAAGCCTTTACGGCGGTTCAAGTCTTTGCGGACTCCTTGGCACGACTGTCCCAAGAAAAGAACCTGTCAGAATTGCCCCTTGCAAATTTGCGTCAGGCCTTGAATCAAGAGATTCTCAAGGGAGTTTATGAAACCCCCCTTGGCGAAATTCGCTTTACCCCTGAAGGCGAAGTGCTGCAACGCTTCTTCTATGTTGGCCAGATTGAGATGAGTGAGGATGGCCAAAGTGGGAAGTTTAATTTGGTGAAAAAAGTTGAGCGACAACCACAACAGGCACAATGA
- the ilvN gene encoding acetolactate synthase small subunit, which produces MKHTLSVLVEDEAGVLTRIAGLFARRGFNIESLAVGPAEQLGVSRITMVVPGDDAIIEQLTKQLYKLINVLKVQDITTIPCVERELMLLKVNATASTRSEILELVQIFRAKVVDVSDDSLIIEVSGDPGKMVAIVQMLNKFGIREIARTGKIALVRESGVNTEYLKSLEARV; this is translated from the coding sequence ATGAAACATACCCTATCGGTTTTAGTGGAAGATGAGGCGGGTGTGCTCACTCGCATTGCCGGTTTATTTGCGCGGCGTGGTTTCAATATCGAGAGCTTGGCGGTAGGGCCTGCCGAGCAACTTGGTGTCTCCCGCATTACGATGGTCGTGCCCGGCGATGATGCCATCATTGAGCAATTGACCAAGCAACTCTACAAGCTGATCAATGTCCTCAAGGTACAGGATATTACCACGATTCCCTGTGTGGAACGGGAGCTGATGCTCCTGAAGGTGAATGCCACCGCCAGCACTCGCTCTGAAATTCTTGAGCTGGTACAAATCTTCCGTGCCAAGGTGGTAGATGTATCGGATGATTCCCTGATCATTGAAGTCTCCGGTGACCCCGGCAAGATGGTGGCCATTGTGCAAATGCTGAATAAATTCGGGATTCGGGAGATTGCCCGCACGGGAAAAATTGCCCTTGTGCGCGAGTCGGGGGTGAATACGGAGTACCTGAAATCCTTGGAGGCACGGGTCTAA
- a CDS encoding J domain-containing protein, protein MSQLNPYATLQVAVTATQAEIKAAYRRLVKQYHPDYHPSDRSTHERMAAINAAYEILGDEQCRQAYDAQHRIHQKTSQPDIQRSQAADRELEQWLLLTYTPVSRIIEAVLRSLPCQIDALAADPFDDDLMDHFLAYLQDCRRALTRARYTFQAQPNPAAVAKVAAHLYYCLNQLVDGLDELEQFSHSYDDRYLHTGQELFRIAHRLFAECRIVR, encoded by the coding sequence ATGTCCCAGCTCAATCCCTATGCAACGCTACAGGTGGCAGTAACAGCTACCCAAGCTGAGATCAAGGCCGCCTATCGGCGGTTGGTCAAGCAGTATCACCCCGACTACCACCCCAGCGATCGCTCGACCCATGAGCGGATGGCGGCTATTAATGCGGCCTATGAAATTCTTGGGGATGAGCAGTGTCGGCAGGCCTATGATGCCCAGCACCGTATTCACCAAAAAACATCGCAACCGGATATTCAACGTTCCCAAGCTGCCGATCGCGAGCTAGAGCAATGGCTATTACTGACCTACACCCCCGTGAGTCGGATTATTGAAGCGGTCTTGCGATCGCTCCCCTGCCAGATTGATGCTCTTGCTGCCGATCCCTTTGATGATGACCTCATGGATCATTTCCTTGCTTACTTGCAGGACTGTCGCCGCGCCCTCACTCGCGCCCGCTATACGTTCCAAGCCCAACCCAACCCCGCTGCCGTGGCTAAGGTGGCAGCCCACCTCTATTACTGTTTGAATCAACTGGTGGATGGTCTCGATGAGCTAGAGCAATTTAGCCACAGTTACGACGATCGCTATTTGCACACGGGGCAGGAACTTTTTCGCATTGCCCATCGCCTCTTCGCAGAGTGTCGGATTGTCCGTTAA
- a CDS encoding shikimate kinase, which translates to MELQERLGGANIYLVGMMGAGKTTTGRILAQRLGYRFVDTDAVITEFRQRPIREIFAQEGEAAFRELEQQVLAQVSSYHHLVVATGGGIVLNPMNWSYLRHGIVVWLHVPLAVLCQRLRQDQERPLLQAQPLEERLSELLQARQYLYAQADLELAITAEDTPETVCDRLLETLPRILKPIEPC; encoded by the coding sequence ATGGAACTGCAAGAACGCCTTGGGGGAGCCAATATTTATCTTGTGGGCATGATGGGTGCCGGTAAAACCACCACGGGTCGGATACTGGCACAACGCTTGGGCTATCGGTTTGTGGATACGGATGCTGTGATAACAGAGTTTCGTCAACGCCCCATTCGTGAAATTTTTGCCCAAGAGGGGGAGGCTGCTTTTCGGGAGTTGGAACAACAGGTCTTGGCACAAGTCTCTAGTTACCATCATTTGGTTGTGGCCACAGGCGGTGGGATTGTTCTGAACCCGATGAACTGGAGTTATCTGCGCCATGGTATTGTTGTGTGGCTCCATGTTCCCCTTGCTGTGCTCTGTCAACGCCTGCGCCAAGATCAGGAACGTCCTCTTTTGCAGGCACAACCCCTTGAGGAACGGTTGAGTGAACTCCTACAAGCGCGTCAATACCTCTACGCGCAGGCGGATCTAGAACTGGCGATTACGGCTGAGGATACCCCGGAAACAGTTTGCGATCGCTTGCTGGAAACGCTACCGCGTATCTTGAAACCAATCGAACCATGCTAG
- a CDS encoding DUF4126 domain-containing protein: protein MLEVLAILSAAAAGGLRLALPLLLIGLLQGEQLWSQVPLLRHFSPYWVVAVLAAWSFLEIFLSRNVWGYRLIVLVQLCFSPLVGALLGMTVATATDTPQWLIGTFSGLFALVLQLVQVGWFYRLGKLPRWVIVAQDILCMLLIFFALKAPKQGGLIALLLLWLAVRSAKDWQQRHQRSRQQRRSL from the coding sequence ATGCTAGAGGTTTTGGCTATTCTTTCAGCAGCAGCGGCCGGTGGGCTACGGCTGGCACTTCCCCTCCTGTTGATCGGTCTATTGCAGGGGGAACAACTGTGGTCACAGGTGCCTTTGTTGCGCCATTTTTCCCCCTATTGGGTGGTGGCTGTGTTAGCTGCTTGGTCGTTTCTGGAGATCTTCCTTTCCCGCAATGTCTGGGGCTACCGCTTGATTGTTCTTGTACAACTGTGCTTCAGCCCCCTTGTCGGTGCTCTCCTTGGCATGACCGTAGCAACAGCAACAGATACGCCCCAATGGCTCATCGGCACCTTCAGCGGTCTCTTTGCCTTGGTTCTGCAACTCGTGCAGGTGGGTTGGTTTTATCGGCTGGGGAAGTTGCCCCGTTGGGTAATTGTTGCCCAGGATATCCTCTGCATGCTGTTGATTTTCTTTGCCCTCAAGGCACCAAAGCAGGGCGGGTTGATTGCCCTACTCCTATTGTGGTTGGCCGTTCGCAGTGCCAAGGATTGGCAGCAACGACATCAGCGCTCTCGTCAGCAGCGGCGAAGTCTCTAA
- a CDS encoding pentapeptide repeat-containing protein produces MATAMIGAALTSPTTFAMPSPMQQLVQTNACPGCDLRNADLRGYNLAGANLRGANLEGANLQDTNLMLANLAAANLSGANLTAAYLERTNLEQANLSGANLSRAILRHSRARRANFSNSNLTGSDVRYGDFRRANLNGATFEQANMQWARLNNATVSQTNFSDAYRPRMPYRLNLY; encoded by the coding sequence ATGGCAACCGCAATGATTGGTGCAGCGCTCACGAGTCCTACCACCTTTGCCATGCCTTCCCCCATGCAGCAACTTGTGCAAACGAATGCTTGTCCTGGCTGTGATCTACGGAATGCGGATTTGCGGGGCTATAATTTGGCAGGTGCAAATTTACGCGGTGCCAATCTTGAGGGAGCCAACCTACAGGACACGAACTTGATGTTAGCCAATTTGGCAGCGGCAAATCTGAGTGGGGCGAACTTAACGGCAGCTTATCTCGAACGCACCAACCTAGAACAAGCGAATCTCAGCGGCGCTAACCTTAGCCGTGCCATCTTACGCCATAGCCGTGCCCGCCGTGCCAATTTCAGCAATAGCAATTTAACGGGATCAGATGTCCGCTATGGGGATTTTCGCCGCGCCAATCTCAACGGTGCCACTTTTGAGCAAGCCAATATGCAGTGGGCACGTTTAAACAATGCCACGGTCAGTCAAACCAACTTTAGCGATGCTTACCGTCCTCGCATGCCCTATCGCCTCAATCTCTACTAA
- the msrA gene encoding peptide-methionine (S)-S-oxide reductase MsrA: MGFFGFKKLTMPSPSAALPGRAEPMPVPEAHLVNGRPLTPPYPEGMELAMFGMGCFWGAERKFWQVPGVYVTAVGYAGGYTPNPTYQEVCTGMTGHNEVVRVVFDPQKVTYEELLKVFWENHDPTQGMRQGNDVGTQYRSGIYYYSPEQKALAEASRDRYQAALKAAGYGTITTEILPAPEFYFAEPYHQQYLHRNVNGYCGLGGTKVPYELMSTTPSA, from the coding sequence ATGGGATTCTTTGGATTCAAAAAGCTGACAATGCCTAGCCCCAGTGCTGCTTTGCCCGGACGGGCAGAACCAATGCCAGTTCCAGAGGCGCATTTGGTCAACGGCCGCCCCCTGACCCCTCCCTATCCTGAAGGGATGGAATTAGCCATGTTTGGCATGGGCTGCTTCTGGGGGGCTGAGCGCAAGTTTTGGCAGGTGCCGGGGGTCTATGTTACCGCTGTCGGCTATGCTGGCGGCTATACCCCCAATCCCACCTATCAAGAGGTGTGCACCGGCATGACAGGTCACAACGAGGTCGTGCGCGTCGTCTTTGATCCCCAGAAGGTGACCTATGAGGAATTACTCAAGGTCTTTTGGGAAAACCATGATCCCACCCAAGGGATGCGCCAAGGCAATGACGTGGGGACGCAGTATCGCTCCGGTATTTACTACTATTCCCCTGAGCAAAAAGCCCTTGCCGAGGCCAGTCGCGATCGCTACCAAGCCGCCCTCAAAGCCGCAGGTTATGGCACGATTACCACGGAAATTCTCCCTGCCCCTGAATTTTACTTTGCCGAACCCTACCACCAGCAGTATCTCCACCGCAATGTAAACGGCTACTGTGGCCTTGGGGGCACAAAGGTTCCCTATGAACTGATGAGCACTACCCCCAGCGCTTAG
- a CDS encoding DUF4340 domain-containing protein, whose protein sequence is MATGIRTKTLVLLATAAILGGGLYLFEQQLPPPNSTDTETKKPLFGFQEGDVVALKIIAPDYSLNLKKLETGNWVIDREKQTPAEEGTVVFLLNLLTTGQRDRSLQVSAERAADYGLAPPMATVDITLKDGQQHRLLLGDTTFDGLKLYAEIDPPAEPREKMTVTLVPLDLKNALQRPLQEWERQQAAN, encoded by the coding sequence ATGGCAACGGGCATCCGCACAAAAACGCTAGTTCTTTTAGCAACGGCGGCCATTTTGGGTGGCGGTCTATACCTCTTTGAGCAACAACTACCTCCTCCGAATAGCACTGATACAGAGACGAAAAAACCGCTTTTTGGCTTTCAAGAAGGGGATGTTGTGGCACTGAAAATTATCGCCCCTGACTACAGCCTGAACCTGAAAAAGCTCGAGACAGGCAACTGGGTGATTGATCGGGAGAAGCAAACCCCCGCAGAAGAGGGGACAGTCGTGTTCCTATTAAACCTGTTAACCACTGGTCAGCGCGATCGCTCGCTGCAAGTCTCTGCTGAGCGTGCTGCGGATTATGGCCTAGCGCCCCCCATGGCCACAGTGGACATTACCCTCAAAGATGGTCAACAGCACCGTTTACTCCTAGGCGACACCACCTTTGATGGCCTCAAGCTCTATGCGGAAATTGACCCACCAGCGGAACCGCGCGAAAAAATGACGGTGACCCTCGTTCCCCTTGATCTTAAAAATGCCCTCCAGCGCCCTTTGCAGGAATGGGAGCGTCAGCAAGCAGCAAACTAG
- the acs gene encoding acetate--CoA ligase, producing the protein MSHPTIESILQENRLFYPPADFVAKARINSLEAYNALYEKAKADPAAFWGELAQQELEWFQSWDQVLDWQPPHAKWFVNGKINITYNCLDRHLKTWRKNKAALIWEGEPGDSRTLTYAQLHREVCQFANVLKQLGVKKGDRVGIYMPMIPEAAIAMLACARIGAPHSVVFGGFSAEALRDRLIDAQAKLVVTADGGWRKDAIVPLKDQVDKALAHQAVPTVENVLVVQRTQQPVTMVPGRDHWWHDLQKGVSADCPAEPMDSEDLLFILYTSGSTGKPKGVVHTTAGYNLYTHITTQWVFDLQDTDVYWCTADVGWITGHSYIVYGPLSNGATTLMYEGAPRASNPGCFWDVIEKYGVTIFYTAPTAIRAFIKMGEHLPRARNLSSLRLLGTVGEPINPEAWMWYYRVIGGERCPIVDTWWQTETGGHMITPLPGAIPMKPGSATKPFPGILADVVDLEGNPVGVNEGGYLVIRHPWPGMMRTVYGDPDRFRRTYWEHIPPRDGQYVYFAGDGARKDEDGYFWVMGRVDDVINVSGHRLGTMEIESALVSHPAVAEAAVVGKPDEIKGEEIVAFVILEGSATPSEALQQELKQHVVNEIGALARPAEIRFTDALPKTRSGKIMRRLLRSLAAGQEVVGDTSTLEDRSVLDKLREGA; encoded by the coding sequence ATGAGTCATCCCACGATTGAATCCATTCTTCAGGAAAACCGCCTTTTTTATCCCCCCGCTGATTTTGTGGCCAAGGCGCGGATCAATTCCCTTGAGGCCTACAATGCCCTCTACGAAAAGGCTAAAGCCGATCCCGCTGCCTTTTGGGGCGAATTGGCGCAGCAGGAGTTGGAGTGGTTTCAATCTTGGGATCAGGTCTTGGATTGGCAGCCTCCCCATGCCAAATGGTTTGTCAATGGCAAAATCAACATCACCTACAACTGCTTGGATCGCCACCTGAAAACTTGGCGCAAGAATAAAGCGGCCTTGATCTGGGAAGGAGAACCCGGCGATAGCCGTACCCTCACCTATGCCCAATTGCACCGCGAAGTGTGCCAATTTGCCAATGTCCTGAAACAACTGGGGGTGAAAAAGGGCGATCGCGTGGGTATCTATATGCCCATGATTCCGGAAGCAGCGATTGCCATGTTGGCCTGTGCGCGGATTGGCGCGCCCCACTCAGTGGTCTTTGGTGGCTTTAGTGCCGAAGCTTTGCGCGATCGCCTGATTGATGCCCAAGCCAAACTCGTTGTCACGGCTGATGGTGGCTGGCGTAAAGATGCCATTGTTCCCCTGAAAGATCAAGTGGATAAAGCCTTAGCCCATCAAGCGGTTCCCACTGTTGAAAATGTCTTGGTGGTGCAGCGCACTCAACAGCCCGTGACCATGGTGCCCGGTCGCGATCACTGGTGGCACGATCTGCAAAAGGGAGTCAGCGCTGACTGTCCTGCCGAACCCATGGACAGCGAAGATTTACTTTTCATTCTGTACACCTCTGGCTCCACCGGTAAACCCAAGGGCGTTGTCCACACTACAGCGGGTTACAACCTCTACACCCACATCACCACCCAATGGGTCTTTGACCTCCAAGATACCGATGTCTATTGGTGTACAGCGGACGTGGGCTGGATTACGGGTCACAGCTACATTGTCTATGGGCCGCTGTCCAATGGTGCCACCACCCTCATGTATGAAGGGGCACCCCGCGCCTCCAACCCCGGTTGCTTCTGGGATGTGATTGAGAAGTACGGGGTCACCATTTTCTACACGGCTCCCACCGCCATTCGTGCCTTTATCAAAATGGGTGAACACTTGCCTCGAGCACGCAACCTCTCCTCTTTGCGCCTGTTGGGAACAGTGGGTGAACCCATTAATCCAGAAGCATGGATGTGGTACTACCGGGTCATTGGCGGTGAGCGTTGCCCGATTGTCGATACATGGTGGCAGACAGAAACGGGTGGCCACATGATTACACCACTACCGGGAGCGATTCCCATGAAGCCTGGCTCTGCCACAAAGCCCTTTCCGGGGATTCTTGCCGATGTGGTGGATCTGGAGGGTAACCCCGTGGGGGTCAATGAGGGCGGGTATCTTGTCATTCGTCACCCGTGGCCGGGGATGATGCGAACCGTGTACGGAGATCCTGATCGCTTCCGCCGCACCTATTGGGAACACATTCCGCCTCGCGATGGCCAGTACGTTTACTTTGCTGGTGATGGTGCCCGCAAGGACGAAGATGGCTACTTTTGGGTGATGGGACGGGTGGACGACGTGATCAATGTCTCCGGTCACCGCTTGGGCACGATGGAAATTGAATCGGCATTGGTGTCCCATCCTGCCGTTGCTGAGGCAGCCGTTGTCGGCAAACCCGATGAGATCAAGGGAGAAGAAATTGTTGCCTTTGTTATCCTTGAAGGGTCGGCAACCCCTAGCGAGGCGCTCCAACAGGAATTGAAGCAGCACGTTGTCAATGAAATTGGTGCCTTGGCCCGGCCGGCGGAAATTCGTTTTACGGATGCGCTGCCCAAGACGCGGTCAGGCAAAATCATGCGGCGGCTCCTGCGTTCCCTTGCTGCTGGTCAAGAGGTCGTTGGGGATACGTCAACACTGGAAGATCGGTCAGTCCTGGATAAGTTGCGCGAAGGGGCTTGA
- a CDS encoding DUF2214 family protein — MNALWSSAAIAYLHYLSFMVAFAALVVEHLTLRKDLDLKQAWRLVITDALYGLAAVTVLVTGILRVLYFGKGTEYYLGNPVFHLKVGLFILVGLLSLYPTISFLLWIKPLREEKAPTLELPTVQRLTWVIRAELAFLSAIPFLAAMMARGIGLDWIQR, encoded by the coding sequence ATGAACGCCCTTTGGAGCAGTGCCGCGATCGCCTATCTCCACTATCTCAGCTTCATGGTAGCTTTTGCTGCTCTTGTGGTCGAGCACCTGACCCTGCGCAAGGATTTAGACCTTAAACAGGCTTGGCGATTGGTGATTACCGATGCCCTCTATGGGCTGGCTGCCGTTACGGTTCTGGTCACCGGCATTTTGCGGGTGCTCTATTTTGGCAAAGGTACTGAGTATTACTTGGGCAACCCCGTCTTTCACCTCAAAGTGGGCTTGTTTATTTTGGTGGGGCTATTGTCACTGTATCCGACGATCTCATTTTTACTTTGGATTAAACCGCTGCGGGAAGAGAAAGCCCCCACCCTTGAATTGCCAACTGTGCAGCGTTTGACGTGGGTGATCCGCGCTGAACTGGCCTTTCTCAGTGCCATTCCCTTTTTAGCAGCGATGATGGCGCGGGGAATCGGTCTGGATTGGATTCAACGGTAA
- a CDS encoding AAA-associated domain-containing protein, translating into MHAKTKGESLVRLLDVGKAYRQPNGQVISIMENINLELRTGEIVALLGPSGSGKSTLMRIITGLVAPTSGQVLYREQPMQGLNPGAAIVFQSSALYPWLTVLENVELGLKALGEGPRSRRRKALRMIDIIGLDGFENAYPKELSGGMRQRVGFARALAVEPELLCMDEPFSALDVLTAENLRFELLDLWLEHKIPTQSILIVTHHIEEAVILADRIIVLGSNPGRVRADFPVTLPHYRDRKNPEFQATVDRIYKILTNPHVDELEQLEPKPATLPTSQEPRYPLLPHVRIGSIAGLLELLEHRKEDLYRIAQELQLELDDILPIVEAAQMMELVELKEGDISVTPIGNAFIQGDIDQRKLIIRQQLLKHIRLVQQIHTFLMAKQNHRIPESLVLDILERHFTPQEADRQLNTAIDWGRYAELFSYDEPAKEIFLEVNEPEEPLPLETTAV; encoded by the coding sequence ATGCACGCCAAAACCAAAGGGGAATCGCTTGTCCGCTTACTGGATGTGGGTAAGGCCTACCGTCAGCCCAACGGTCAGGTCATTAGCATTATGGAAAATATTAACCTTGAGTTGCGCACCGGCGAAATTGTTGCGCTTCTAGGGCCATCGGGATCCGGTAAGTCAACCCTGATGCGCATTATTACGGGTTTGGTTGCGCCTACGTCTGGGCAGGTCTTGTACCGCGAGCAACCAATGCAGGGCTTGAATCCGGGAGCCGCCATTGTCTTTCAAAGTTCGGCGCTCTATCCGTGGCTAACGGTTTTGGAAAATGTGGAATTGGGGCTAAAGGCTTTGGGAGAAGGCCCGCGATCGCGCCGCCGCAAGGCACTGCGGATGATTGACATCATTGGCTTGGACGGTTTTGAAAATGCCTATCCCAAGGAACTGTCGGGGGGAATGCGGCAGCGAGTGGGATTTGCCCGTGCCTTGGCGGTGGAACCGGAACTCCTGTGTATGGATGAGCCATTTTCCGCTTTGGATGTGTTGACAGCAGAGAACCTGCGCTTTGAACTTCTCGATCTGTGGCTCGAGCACAAAATTCCCACCCAGAGCATTTTGATTGTCACCCACCACATTGAAGAGGCGGTCATTCTCGCTGATCGCATTATTGTTTTGGGGAGCAACCCCGGCCGGGTGCGGGCTGATTTTCCAGTGACGTTACCCCACTATCGCGATCGCAAGAATCCCGAGTTTCAAGCTACCGTGGATCGCATCTATAAAATCCTCACCAATCCCCATGTGGATGAATTGGAGCAATTGGAACCTAAGCCAGCTACCCTGCCCACGAGTCAAGAACCGCGTTATCCGCTGCTACCCCATGTGCGCATTGGCTCGATCGCCGGTCTATTGGAACTCCTAGAACACCGCAAAGAAGACCTCTACCGCATTGCCCAAGAGCTGCAACTGGAGTTAGATGATATTCTGCCCATTGTGGAAGCTGCCCAGATGATGGAACTGGTGGAACTCAAGGAGGGAGATATCAGCGTGACCCCCATTGGCAACGCCTTTATTCAGGGGGACATTGACCAGCGCAAGCTGATTATTCGCCAACAACTCCTCAAGCATATCCGCCTTGTGCAGCAAATCCACACTTTCCTGATGGCCAAGCAAAACCACCGCATTCCCGAAAGTTTGGTGCTGGATATTTTAGAGCGGCACTTTACGCCGCAGGAGGCCGATCGCCAGCTCAATACAGCCATTGATTGGGGACGCTATGCCGAACTCTTTAGCTATGACGAACCAGCCAAGGAAATTTTCCTTGAAGTTAATGAACCGGAAGAGCCACTGCCCCTTGAGACAACTGCCGTTTGA